The following proteins come from a genomic window of Candidatus Eremiobacterota bacterium:
- a CDS encoding ABC transporter substrate-binding protein — translation MRLDRKRFLATTGAAAAAAAVGFPAVVGAAAEPIRLGTIPCLTGSNALLGQQEHEGIALAVEEINARPDKVYGGRPFEIVEEDATNDNQSAVAALNKLLGENVVAVVCPVLSTQVQAMAPVMKTHEIPWMTGGTAVKNTQLGVPGMFRLRASDAITAAGMTNFAVKDKKGKKVAILHASDAFGTGGADQIVQDLKKLGLDPVANEQYPKDAKDFTAEILKIKQAGADVLLTYIQNPSDTAIILKQIRSLGLGIPIIGSPSLTNQTAMEVAGKDANGAYGAVDFIVGFNSNVATHFLTAFFNKYHHLPDVGTGSGWVYDAVYMLASVYKKQRSTDPKQTIASLKGVKGWEGVLGRFDADAEGNMVHSVSIGQIQNGKLHLVKKVSG, via the coding sequence GTGAGACTCGACCGGAAGAGGTTTCTTGCGACGACCGGCGCGGCGGCGGCCGCTGCCGCCGTCGGATTTCCCGCCGTCGTGGGCGCAGCTGCGGAGCCGATTCGGCTCGGCACCATTCCGTGCTTGACCGGTTCGAACGCGCTGCTCGGCCAGCAGGAGCACGAGGGGATCGCGCTGGCGGTCGAAGAGATCAACGCGCGACCCGACAAGGTCTACGGGGGCCGGCCGTTCGAGATCGTCGAGGAAGACGCGACGAACGACAACCAGTCGGCCGTGGCGGCGCTGAACAAGCTGCTCGGCGAGAACGTCGTCGCGGTCGTCTGCCCGGTGCTCTCGACGCAAGTGCAGGCGATGGCGCCGGTGATGAAGACGCACGAGATTCCCTGGATGACGGGCGGCACAGCGGTGAAGAACACGCAGCTCGGCGTGCCGGGGATGTTCCGCCTGCGCGCCTCCGACGCCATTACCGCCGCCGGAATGACGAACTTCGCCGTGAAGGACAAGAAAGGCAAGAAAGTCGCCATCCTTCACGCGAGCGACGCGTTCGGCACCGGCGGTGCCGATCAGATCGTGCAGGACCTCAAGAAGCTCGGCCTCGACCCGGTCGCCAACGAGCAGTATCCGAAGGACGCCAAAGACTTCACCGCTGAGATCCTCAAGATCAAGCAGGCCGGCGCCGACGTGCTCCTGACGTACATCCAGAACCCGAGCGACACGGCGATCATCCTCAAGCAGATTCGCTCGCTCGGGCTCGGCATCCCGATCATCGGCTCGCCCTCGCTCACCAATCAGACGGCAATGGAGGTTGCCGGAAAAGACGCGAACGGCGCGTACGGCGCCGTCGACTTCATCGTTGGGTTCAACTCGAACGTCGCGACCCACTTCCTGACGGCGTTTTTCAACAAGTACCACCACCTGCCCGACGTCGGAACCGGTTCCGGCTGGGTCTACGACGCGGTCTACATGCTGGCATCCGTGTATAAGAAGCAGCGGTCGACCGATCCGAAGCAGACGATCGCCTCGCTCAAAGGCGTCAAAGGCTGGGAAGGCGTCCTCGGGCGCTTTGACGCCGACGCCGAAGGCAACATGGTGCACTCCGTCTCGATCGGGCAGATTCAGAACGGCAAGCTGCACCTCGTAAAGAAGGTCTCCGGCTAG
- a CDS encoding UxaA family hydrolase, whose protein sequence is MPLSDDGAALRLKDDDDVAVALRPLAPGDTVRFAGGAPAVSLASEIPTGHKFATRPIPAGALIRKYGQVIGRASAPIGAGEHVHVHNVEGTRGRGDLEEAVR, encoded by the coding sequence ATGCCGCTCTCGGACGACGGGGCCGCCCTGCGTTTGAAGGACGACGATGACGTCGCCGTCGCGCTGCGGCCGCTCGCGCCCGGCGACACCGTCCGGTTCGCCGGCGGCGCGCCGGCGGTCAGCCTCGCGTCGGAGATACCGACGGGTCACAAGTTCGCCACGCGGCCGATCCCCGCCGGCGCACTGATCCGCAAGTACGGGCAGGTGATCGGGCGCGCGAGCGCGCCGATCGGCGCGGGCGAGCACGTGCACGTGCACAACGTCGAAGGGACGCGCGGCCGCGGCGACCTCGAGGAAGCGGTACGATGA
- a CDS encoding ABC transporter ATP-binding protein, which translates to MSISNARAAAQSGLLEIRGLIKRFGGVTAVNALDMTVRAGDVHALIGPNGSGKTTTLNVISGLYRADGGSIRFDGAEIAGRPAHAIAAGGIARTFQNIRLFGELTVAENVMIGRHARTRTGFFGALLPGGATAREERETRERAHELLRFVGLENVAGAPARSLPYGDQRRVEIARALASEPRLLLLDEPAAGMNPSETDALVALLRTIRAQGTTLLLIEHDMNLVMSVSDTITVLNFGQHIAEGPPAEVARNPDVITAYLGGTLDAA; encoded by the coding sequence ATGAGCATTTCGAACGCGCGCGCAGCAGCGCAGAGCGGGCTGCTCGAAATTCGCGGCTTGATCAAGCGCTTCGGCGGCGTGACGGCGGTCAACGCGCTCGACATGACGGTCCGGGCCGGCGACGTCCACGCGCTGATCGGACCGAACGGCTCGGGCAAGACCACCACGCTCAACGTGATCTCCGGGTTGTACCGCGCGGACGGCGGCTCGATCCGTTTCGACGGCGCCGAGATCGCGGGACGTCCCGCGCACGCGATCGCGGCCGGCGGGATCGCGCGCACCTTTCAGAACATCCGGCTGTTCGGCGAGCTGACCGTCGCGGAGAACGTGATGATCGGCCGCCACGCGCGCACGCGCACCGGCTTTTTCGGCGCGCTGTTGCCCGGCGGCGCGACGGCGCGCGAAGAGCGCGAGACGCGCGAGCGCGCGCACGAGCTGCTGCGGTTCGTCGGCTTGGAGAACGTGGCCGGGGCGCCGGCGCGCAGCTTGCCGTACGGCGACCAGCGGCGGGTCGAGATCGCGCGCGCGCTCGCGAGCGAGCCGCGCCTGCTGCTGCTCGACGAACCAGCGGCCGGGATGAATCCCTCGGAGACCGACGCGCTGGTCGCGCTGCTGCGCACGATCCGCGCGCAGGGGACGACGCTGCTGCTGATCGAGCACGACATGAACCTCGTGATGTCGGTCAGCGACACGATCACGGTGCTGAACTTCGGCCAGCACATCGCCGAAGGACCGCCGGCCGAGGTCGCGCGCAACCCCGACGTGATCACCGCGTACCTGGGCGGAACGCTCGATGCTGCTTGA
- a CDS encoding branched-chain amino acid ABC transporter permease, whose amino-acid sequence MRYRWIAVAALVVVLALLPRIASSDYVLTLVDLAGIYAIAVMGLGILLGFTGQMSLAQAAFFGIGAYTSGWITTHLNLFPGHPGWSVWAGMLLAVAMSALIGVIVGYPCLRLSGHYLALATIGFGIITQLVLINWKDVTNGSDGMTGIPPPEIGPWTLDTYAKYYYLVLAAVLVCAYVAWRIKTTRPGRALHAIRENEIAARASGIDATRYKVVAFALAGAYAGLAGSLLAHDIKFLSPDSYSFDQSVVFLVMLILGGSSSIGGAILGAVLLTFLPEVLRPLKTSYIMVYGAAVIAMIVFMPQGLVGLLAALRARFQGGSPPPDVAPAGLVGEAEPGTA is encoded by the coding sequence GTGAGGTATCGCTGGATCGCCGTTGCCGCGCTCGTCGTGGTGCTCGCGCTGCTGCCGAGGATCGCCTCGTCGGACTACGTGCTCACGCTGGTCGACCTCGCCGGAATTTACGCGATCGCGGTGATGGGGCTCGGCATTCTGCTCGGGTTCACCGGGCAGATGTCGCTCGCGCAAGCGGCGTTCTTCGGGATCGGCGCGTACACGTCGGGCTGGATCACCACGCACCTGAACCTGTTCCCGGGGCATCCCGGCTGGTCGGTGTGGGCCGGTATGCTGCTCGCCGTCGCGATGAGCGCGCTGATCGGCGTTATCGTCGGCTATCCCTGTCTGCGGCTCTCCGGGCACTACCTCGCGCTGGCGACGATCGGCTTCGGCATCATCACGCAGCTGGTGCTGATCAACTGGAAGGACGTCACCAACGGCAGCGACGGGATGACCGGGATCCCGCCGCCGGAGATCGGGCCCTGGACGCTCGACACCTACGCGAAGTACTACTATCTCGTGCTGGCCGCCGTGCTCGTCTGCGCGTACGTCGCCTGGCGGATCAAGACGACGCGCCCCGGCCGCGCGCTGCACGCGATCCGCGAGAACGAGATCGCCGCGCGTGCAAGCGGGATCGACGCGACGCGCTACAAAGTCGTCGCGTTCGCCCTCGCCGGCGCGTACGCAGGCCTCGCCGGCAGCCTGCTCGCGCACGACATCAAGTTCCTGAGCCCCGACTCGTACTCGTTCGATCAGTCGGTCGTGTTTCTGGTGATGCTGATCTTGGGCGGCTCGTCCTCGATCGGCGGCGCGATCCTGGGCGCGGTGCTGCTGACGTTCCTGCCCGAGGTGCTGCGGCCGCTGAAAACCTCGTACATCATGGTGTACGGCGCGGCGGTGATCGCGATGATCGTGTTCATGCCGCAGGGACTGGTCGGACTGCTCGCGGCGTTGCGCGCGCGCTTTCAAGGCGGCTCGCCGCCGCCCGACGTCGCGCCCGCCGGGCTCGTCGGCGAGGCGGAGCCCGGGACCGCATGA
- a CDS encoding branched-chain amino acid ABC transporter permease, giving the protein MQLLVSGLAIGSIYALVALGFVLIYNAVGVVNFAQGEFVMFPAYVAATFLLPAVTVFGTVVHWQLPVLAVYLLVLVLMVAFGLVFNRIAYHPLRDRGWLPVVISTIGVSIFLRNAAQLTWGSQPLVIPSLFPVDTVAVGPLHIRPQDLVIIGVTALLIAFQYVLFERTTLGKQMRATAQDRTTARLIGIRVGRIVAITFVYSALLGTISGLLVAPLFTVTKEMGGLIALKAFAASIVGGFGSIPGAIVGGLAIGVVETFGGFYFSAAYVDAIAFVILIAVLLVKPSGIFGERVAEKA; this is encoded by the coding sequence ATGCAGCTGCTCGTCAGCGGGCTGGCGATCGGGTCGATCTACGCCCTGGTCGCGCTCGGCTTCGTGCTGATCTACAACGCGGTCGGGGTGGTGAACTTCGCGCAAGGTGAGTTCGTGATGTTCCCCGCCTACGTCGCGGCGACGTTTCTGCTGCCGGCGGTCACGGTGTTCGGGACGGTGGTGCACTGGCAGCTCCCGGTGCTCGCCGTGTACCTGCTGGTGCTGGTGCTGATGGTCGCGTTCGGGCTGGTCTTCAACCGCATCGCATACCATCCGCTGCGCGACCGCGGCTGGCTGCCGGTCGTGATCTCGACGATCGGCGTCTCGATCTTCCTGCGCAACGCCGCCCAGCTGACGTGGGGCAGCCAGCCGCTGGTGATCCCGAGCCTCTTCCCGGTCGACACGGTCGCCGTCGGGCCGCTGCACATCCGGCCGCAGGACTTGGTCATCATCGGCGTCACCGCGCTGCTGATCGCGTTTCAGTACGTGCTGTTCGAGCGCACGACGCTCGGCAAGCAGATGCGCGCGACGGCGCAAGACCGCACCACCGCGCGGCTGATCGGGATCCGGGTCGGCCGGATCGTCGCGATCACGTTCGTCTACAGCGCGCTGCTCGGCACGATTTCGGGGCTGCTCGTCGCGCCGCTGTTCACCGTGACGAAGGAGATGGGCGGGCTGATCGCGCTCAAGGCGTTCGCCGCCAGCATCGTCGGCGGGTTCGGCAGCATCCCGGGCGCGATCGTCGGCGGCTTGGCGATCGGCGTCGTCGAGACGTTCGGCGGCTTCTACTTCTCCGCCGCGTACGTCGACGCGATCGCGTTCGTGATCTTGATCGCGGTGCTGCTGGTGAAGCCGTCCGGCATCTTCGGGGAACGCGTGGCGGAGAAGGCGTGA
- a CDS encoding UxaA family hydrolase, whose protein sequence is MSAASAAKTFMGYRRANGTVGIRNHVLVLPSVMCANHVVELIGRKVPDVVTVQHPTGCSQVGADFEQTKRTMAGFAANPNVAAVLVVGLGCETNESKALAEEIAARGQRVEVIGIQESGGTTETIARGVAIAKQLLEEAARHERTECPVSALIVGTECGGSDGFSGITANPALGCASDRVVAEGGTVILAEVPELVGAEHLLAARASEPVAAKLYELIERVEARARAMHVDMRGGNPTQGNIAGGLTTIEEKSLGAAYKGGSTELREVVEYAERPSETGLVVMDTPGQDIEQLTGMIAGGAQVVVFTTGRGTPTGSPIAPVIKVATNTAMFERMRENMDVNAGAIVDGTRTLEEVGEEIFGWIVDAANGREPAAEELGFRDFAINRIGPSF, encoded by the coding sequence ATGAGCGCTGCCTCCGCGGCCAAGACGTTCATGGGCTACCGGCGCGCGAACGGGACCGTCGGGATCCGCAACCACGTGCTGGTGCTGCCGTCGGTGATGTGCGCGAACCACGTCGTCGAGCTGATCGGGCGCAAAGTTCCGGATGTCGTGACCGTGCAGCACCCCACCGGCTGTTCGCAAGTCGGCGCGGACTTCGAGCAGACGAAGCGCACGATGGCGGGCTTCGCGGCGAACCCGAACGTCGCGGCGGTGCTGGTCGTCGGGCTCGGCTGCGAGACGAACGAGTCGAAGGCGCTCGCCGAAGAGATCGCCGCGCGCGGCCAGCGGGTCGAGGTGATCGGGATTCAGGAGTCGGGCGGGACGACCGAGACGATCGCGCGCGGCGTGGCGATCGCGAAGCAGCTGCTGGAAGAAGCGGCGCGGCACGAACGCACCGAGTGCCCGGTGAGCGCGCTGATCGTCGGCACGGAATGCGGCGGGAGCGACGGCTTCAGCGGGATCACGGCGAATCCCGCGCTCGGCTGCGCCAGCGATCGCGTCGTTGCGGAAGGCGGCACGGTGATCCTCGCCGAGGTGCCGGAGCTGGTCGGCGCGGAGCACCTGCTCGCGGCGCGCGCGAGCGAGCCCGTCGCGGCGAAGCTGTACGAGCTGATCGAGCGCGTCGAGGCGCGCGCGCGGGCGATGCACGTCGACATGCGCGGCGGCAACCCGACCCAGGGGAACATCGCCGGCGGGCTGACCACGATCGAAGAGAAGTCGCTCGGCGCCGCGTACAAGGGCGGCTCGACGGAGCTGCGCGAGGTCGTCGAGTACGCCGAGCGGCCGTCCGAAACGGGGCTGGTCGTGATGGACACGCCGGGCCAGGACATCGAGCAGCTCACCGGGATGATCGCCGGCGGCGCGCAGGTGGTCGTCTTCACGACCGGGCGCGGAACGCCGACCGGCTCGCCGATCGCGCCGGTGATCAAGGTGGCGACCAACACGGCAATGTTCGAGCGCATGCGCGAGAACATGGACGTCAACGCGGGCGCGATCGTCGACGGGACGCGCACGCTGGAAGAAGTCGGCGAGGAGATCTTCGGGTGGATCGTCGACGCCGCGAACGGGCGCGAGCCCGCGGCGGAAGAGCTTGGCTTCCGCGACTTCGCGATCAACCGCATCGGGCCGTCGTTCTGA